In the Caballeronia sp. LZ062 genome, one interval contains:
- a CDS encoding peroxiredoxin: MKRRITTVAGVALSAAITCAAAAYPLVAGATLKPGDAAPAFHAQASIGGNVYDYSLADALKKGPVVLYFYPAAFTKGCTIEAHEFAEAVDQYKAQGATVIGVSHDDIGTLQRFSVSECRSKFPVAADTDAKIIGAYDAALPFKSSMANRVSYVIAPDGKIIYEYTSLSPDQHVANTLQALRDWNAKHKAQ, from the coding sequence ATGAAAAGAAGGATCACGACGGTGGCAGGCGTCGCGCTTTCGGCGGCGATCACATGCGCGGCTGCGGCTTATCCGCTCGTGGCGGGCGCGACGCTCAAGCCGGGCGATGCCGCGCCCGCGTTCCACGCGCAGGCATCGATCGGCGGCAACGTCTACGATTACTCGCTCGCCGACGCGCTCAAGAAAGGCCCCGTCGTGCTGTATTTCTATCCGGCGGCATTCACGAAGGGCTGCACGATCGAGGCCCACGAATTCGCCGAAGCGGTCGATCAGTACAAGGCGCAGGGCGCCACGGTCATCGGCGTGTCGCACGACGATATCGGCACCTTGCAGCGCTTTTCCGTGAGCGAGTGCCGCAGCAAGTTTCCGGTCGCGGCCGACACCGACGCGAAGATCATCGGCGCATACGACGCCGCGCTGCCTTTCAAGAGTTCGATGGCCAATCGCGTGTCGTACGTGATCGCGCCGGATGGCAAGATCATCTACGAGTACACGAGCCTGTCGCCGGACCAGCACGTCGCGAACACGCTGCAGGCGCTGCGCGACTGGAACGCGAAGCACAAGGCGCAGTGA